Part of the Candidatus Margulisiibacteriota bacterium genome, AACGGTTTTACTGTTTTTTAAAGAACCTTTCAGGTGTCCCGACAAATTACCCTTTTTATCAACAACGGTGGTTAAACCCAGACTTTTCAATTTTTTTTGCAGATTATTTCTTATTTCCTGTTCATGACCAGATTCGCTGTTGATTCTCACCAGTTCTAAAAATGATGCAGTCAGTCTTTTTAAATTTATCATGAACATATATTATCAGGCGACAATTACTTCGACAAGGTTTGGCGGGCAGCTAACTTGCTGATTTATACTATATGTATAACAAGCCTTTTCCCAAGCGCGCCGGCTATTTTCTTTAATGTTGAAAGTTTTATATCTTTACCGTGACGCTCAATACGCGATATGGAAGATCTCTTAATGTTTGTTTTTTCAGCCACCTCGGACTGTGTTATCCCAGCTTTTTTTCTTTCTTTTTGTAACATTTGCCCCATTCGGAATTCTTCAAAATCTTTATCAAAATTTGCTCTTCTTTTGCTGCCGGGTTTCCCATAAGTTATTTCTATATGTTTTTCCAAATCAGTCATAATTTTTTATTCCTTTACTTTTTTTAAATATATTCTTTTTTTTTGAATAGCTGTTTCTATCAATTCACTATCTATTATATCAATCTTGTCAAATCCCACTGCCCTTTTTTTATCTGCATCGGTTATAACTACAGAATTTTTGCTTTTAAAAAAGAAATACAGAGTGTAGATATCGGAATTAAATATATTCTTATTATCTTTAAGCTGCAACTCCCAGATATCATTTTTTTTATCAACTTTTTTAAAATATTTGGGAGATAACCATCTATCGGTCTGTAATAGTCTTAAAAGATAGAAAAAATTTTTGATTATATTTTTTTTCTGTTTATTGATAAAATCAAAAACGGGAATACTGCCGTCAGAATTTTTATAATAATCAATTTTTCTTGATGCGTGCATGGACAAATTATAAAAATGAAATTCTTTTTAGTAAATATAGTATATAATAATATCAGGGTGTTTTATGAATAATGAAACTAACAAATTCAAAAATGCATCTGTAATCCGTGGATTATTGTTCCTTTTTTTCAATATTTTATTTATTATTTTTACGACCTGGATATTCCCTCATGCCCAAATCGGAGCAGGTGTTTTATGTATAATACCTGTTGTTTTTGGCGGTTGGCTGCTCGGGATCACTGGAGGTGTGGTTACAGCTCTTTTCTTTATTCCCTTTGTCACGGATATATTTCATTCGGGACATCCTGATGTTCCTGTGAGCGCGGCAATTGTTCGTATAATCGTACTTATTGCTGTAGGTGTTACTGTTGGCTGGCTACGTAAAATTACTATCGAACAGAACAAATTATTATCACAAAATAAAAAATCCCAGGAAAAACTTATTGAAGCATTGAAGATTAGCGAAAACAGATTTCGTAAAATGTTTAATTGCATGATTGAAGGTGTAATTATATATAAGGTTATATTTAATAAGCAAAAAAAACCGGAAGACTACATGGTTATTGATATAAATGAAGCGTGCCTGGAACTGCTTAACATTAAAAAAGAAAGCGTGATGGGTAAAAGGATTTCCGAACTCTATAACATTGAAAAACCTGATTATGTTAATACTTTCGACGAAGTTGTGAATAGCGGTAATCCCAAAAAATATGAACTGTACCTGGAAGAACAGAAAAAATATTTTAACGGAAACGTTTTTACACTTGGAGATGGTTGGCTGGTAAGTATTTTGGAAGATATAACCGGACTTAAAGAAATCGAAAAAAATCTGATTGAGGCAAACAATCGCTATAAATACTTTATGAAAATAATGGAAAATGAAAAATT contains:
- a CDS encoding helix-turn-helix transcriptional regulator, yielding MTDLEKHIEITYGKPGSKRRANFDKDFEEFRMGQMLQKERKKAGITQSEVAEKTNIKRSSISRIERHGKDIKLSTLKKIAGALGKRLVIHIV
- a CDS encoding PAS domain-containing protein, with product MNNETNKFKNASVIRGLLFLFFNILFIIFTTWIFPHAQIGAGVLCIIPVVFGGWLLGITGGVVTALFFIPFVTDIFHSGHPDVPVSAAIVRIIVLIAVGVTVGWLRKITIEQNKLLSQNKKSQEKLIEALKISENRFRKMFNCMIEGVIIYKVIFNKQKKPEDYMVIDINEACLELLNIKKESVMGKRISELYNIEKPDYVNTFDEVVNSGNPKKYELYLEEQKKYFNGNVFTLGDGWLVSILEDITGLKEIEKNLIEANNRYKYFMKIMENEKFFYMRKPTGPLLEVSSSVKNLLGYNNNEFLKNFRRYLILDKQGKNFLHHDESYYDRKPSYKFNLSFLSKKSEAVNFNIEEIKIEGQSDEILLIGIATLIPDNAI